The DNA window cttatatgctctggtataatgttatatgtcataattctagttattactttaaaatgtatatctcagaaataactaaatttccttgtcaattgcattattatgaactttcatcaaatctttaaccgtggtcatttttaagtcttttgtcatttacagacagttctgggtgtactctgatgttttcgcaaaaatgttcctataaaagggtttcatcttcaaggaattcatggaaaagactctgacaagtacaggtttctggtaactgactatactgctgaactgaatgaataagcattttcagaactctaatggaaaactgatgaattcataaaggtgctaacaaaagatcaagatgaaaaaaaaattacatgggactgagtaaactgatgaggatgattataatttttgtgactttctgtttgaataaaaaaaaaaaatcccacaaggactcagaggcaaaaaatatacaaatcaattttcacagcaaagtaaaggagctgttacagtggaggattactggactgaatgtcaatattatgacatagtatgagtgtgtttcgtgtttggtaattgcaatcattgttgcttttgttgtggtcatccatttacaatgcttggtgtcagtttatttcttgtaaaaataaaatacagtgtgtgtgaaaaaaaattatttttgttgaaatatatgTACTGTACAAGTTTACATGTCATAGTAAGTATACAGCTTGATATATATTCACTAACAACAGCTAATTTAATCAGCacccaaattaatttatttcactttcatgcCATCCTACAAAACCTGGGAAAGCACATCCAACttcctttattcattctatatTCAGCTAGGATGGAATAGAGGAGGAGAATGTGTGGAAACAATGCAGTATATGGTTAAGTATAAAGTTTAGGCCACCAAGGCTCTCCTCCGTACCTGTTATCAATTACTGACTTCATGGAATCTTGTAGTAAAGTACCGGAAAATCCGAGAGACTCTTAGCAACTCCCTTCTAGGAAGAAGAATATGGTTATGGTCTCTGCCCTGTGGGAGTTCTCTCTTTCTTGAAGGTCATCACAGGGGAACTGAGATACCTAGTAGAGTGATGGAAACATGAGTAGGAACTAAAAAGTGACTGGTCAGATGAATAGGATGGAGAGATGGGGATACAACCCCACCACCAAAGCCCCTCAACAAGTAGGCTTGTTCCTCAGCTACCCCATCCCTCTGTCTTCTAGTAAAGATAAAGCCATTGTTTGTTCCGTGCAGCTCATGCAACAAAAGACAGTGATTTAAATGTTGAGGGGTGTGTGTTGAAGTACTTACAGACCCTATGAAGCAAAGGAAGACATGATTTCTGCCAGTCTGAGTCTCTTTCTTGTAAAGCTCATATAAAAGagagtctggggcttccctggtggcgcagcggttgggagtctgcctgccaatgcaggggacacgggttcgagccctggtctgggaggataccacatgccgcggagcggctggtcccgtgagccacaactactgagcctgcgcgtctggagcctgtgctcctcaacgggagaggccgcgacagtgagaggcccgcgcatcgcgatgaagagtggcccccgctcgccgcaactggagaaagccctcgcacagaaacgaagacccaacacagccaaaaataaataaataaatttataaaaaaaaaaaaaaaaaagagagtctctAAGGACAGAGCTGGGTTCCCTATTAATGTAGCTTTCTTCTATTCTCACAGATTTCTGAAGTTGAGAATGCTGGCTAGAAATGACTCCTTAGTGACTGAATTTATTCTTCTGGATTAACAGACCATCCAGAGCTCCAGCAGTCCCTCTTTTACCTGTTTCTAATGATCTACATTGTCACCATGGTGGGCAATCTGGGCTTGATCATTCTTATTAGTCTAAATTCTCACCCCTACACCCCCGTGTACTATTTAGTCTTCATCCTAACCTTCATTGATCTCTGTTGCTCCTCTGTTTTCACCCCCCAGATGCTGATGAACTTTGTATTCAGGAAGAATATcatctcctatgttgggtgcatgactcagctgtttttctttctcttttttgtcatCTCTGAGTGCTATATGTTGACCTCAATGGCCTGTGATCGCTATGTGGCCATCTGTACTCCATTGCTGTATAAGGTCACCATGTTCCATAAGGTCTGTTTGGTGCTATCTTTGGCTGCGTATGTGATGGGGTTTACTGGAGCCTCTGCCCACACAGGGTGCATGCTTAGACTAACCTTCTGCCATGTTAATATAATCAACCATTACTTGTGTGACATCCTCCCACTCTTCCAACTCTCTTGTACCAGCACTTATGTCAGTGAGGTGGTAGTTCTCATTGTTGTGGGTATTAATATCACAGTACCCAGTTTCACCATCCTAGTTTCTTACATCTTCATCCTTACTAGCATTCTTCATATCAAATCCGCTCAGGGAAGATCGAAAGCCTTCAGCACCTGTAGCTCCCACATCattgctctttctcttttttttggttcaGCAGCATTCATATACCTTAAATATTCTTCTCCTGGATCTATGGAcctgaaaaaaatttcttctgttttctataCTAATGTGGTGCCCATGGTCAATCCTTTGAtttacactttgagaaacacGGATATCAAAGTTACACTGAGGAAATCCCTGTTTAAAAATCCAGAGGAGAACCATGTTCTAATTTGAATCAGCGATATTGTAAAGAAATtcaactttttattaatttttactggtgTCTTTCAAGAAGAgtgtattgggcttccctggtggcgcagtggttgagagtccgcctgctaatgcaggggatatgggttcgagccctggtctgggaggatcccacatgccgcggagcaactgggcccgtgagccacaactactgagcctgcgcgtctggagcctgtgctctgcaacaagagaggccgcgatagtgagaggcccgcgcaccgcgatgaagagtggcccccgcttgccacaactagagaaagccctcgcacagaaacgaagacccaacacagccataaataaataaataaataaataaataaaattaaaaaaaaaaaaaaaaaaaaaaaaagaaaaaaaaaaaaaaaaaaaaaaaaaaaaaaaaagaagagtgtatTTATCACCATGTTGCTTCTACAGATTTTTTTATATGTTGTATAGACTTATCACTTCCCTCATTGCTGATCTTGTCTCATATTTGGCCTCTGTATCTCCTGCACCTCATATCAGTTTACTAAATAACTAACAACATGtttataaaaggaataaatatgctgacctttttaaaaataattttttcatactTCCATCTTCTGAGTTATTCCTAATCTGGACAAATATGGTGAATcataaatcacagaaagttaaaattatatcTTACTCATCTAAACACAGAAGTGCCAAATACTGTAGAAATATTCTCATTCTTGTCGATACTCTTGCTGGTATAGGGAACAGGATTCAATAAAATGTCTTAATACAAACTAGTATATAGCTTGAAGTATCATCAGATTCTCtgatcttttccttttgttctatatttcttatcaactttctttttatattttgcccTTTCTTATTCCCTTTGAGAATGGCAAAATCTATACCATGTACCACCTGTTTTTGAGAGCCTCTATCAGCCCAGTTCATTTAATATTGAAGAGAATACATGTAGCTCCACCTTTTATTGCCAAAGATGGTGTTAACAAAGTACCATTAAAGGAATAATACATATGTAACTTAGGATCCTAGCAAGGGGGCtgactggtttattataaaacttGCATTCGTTATTATCTACAATgacatcaaatattttaaaaaagagcacaTAGCTCTTACTGCATAGTTTGTTATTTATCACTTTAAAGGAAAATACTGCACATTAAGTTAGGAGAAATATGTTAGACATTGTTTTACTTATCTAATGGGATTTATCATGAAAAAAGGTgtatattaatgataataaactatatttttttcaacattttttgtgCTTATTTAAACCTGTATCTctgtccattcaggctgctataacaaaataccacagactcaatgacttataaacaacagaaatttatttctcacagttctggaggttggaagtccaagaccagggTACCAGCATAAACGGGTGAGGGCACTTTTCTGGGTCGCTGCCTTCTCATTATATGCTCACAAGGTGGAAGGGGCTAGTGATTTCTGTGAGATGTCTTTTATAAGGTACTAATCCCAATTATGAGGATTCCATCTTCATGACTTAAGTACCTCCTAAGGCCCCATCTCCCAATATCATCACCTTTGGGGGGTTTAGTATTTCAACACTTGACCATAACACTTTGTCTCTCCAATAAGATAATAAACAGATATAAAGTAGATGCTGTTTTCTCTAATTTCCCTATTTCTCCAGTGcttttctgtttgtatatttagAATGTCAGATGTATTTGGAGGGCAAGAAGTaagaatagtggttacctctggggagggggtgggtatTGACTGAGAAGGGGAACAAGGGAACCCTTCTAGGAAATGTGTATCTTGAACTATATTTTACATGGGCATATATATAGGTAAAATTCATTGAGCCATACACTTAagatttatgtttcctttttaacaaagtatagttgatttatactatcatattagtttcatttgtacaacatagtgattcaatatttttatagattatactccatttaaagttattacaaaataatggctatatttcactgcactgtacaatatatccttgctgattatttattttatacatagtagtttttaaGTCTTAGTCCCATACACGTaatctgcccctccctccttccctctcccctttggtaactactggtttgttttctatatctgtgagcatgtttctgttttgcatatacattcatttgtattatttttttaggttccacatataagtgatataatacagtatttgtttttctctgacttatttcactaggtccattcatgttgctgcaaatggcagaatttcaatatttttatggctgagtaatattccatctttatctgtctatctatctatctatcatatctttatccattcatctgtcaatgggcctttgggttgcttccatatcttggcaattgtaaatagtgctgctacaaacatcggggcatatgtatctttttaaattagtgtttttgtttttttcccagataTACCTGCAacagtggaaatgctggatcatatggtagatctattttttagtttttttgaggaacctccatactgttttccatggtggctgcaccaatttacactcccacaaacagtgtacaagtgttctcttttctccacatcttctccaacatttgttatttgtagagttttgataatagccactctGACAGCTGTGAGGCGCTatcttgttgttttgatttgcacttccctgacagttagcgatgttgagcatcttttcatgtgtctgttggccatctatatgcctccttttgaaaaatgtctattcaggtcttctatccatttttaacttgtgttgtttgtgtttttttgatattgagttgtatgatctgtttacatatgttggatattaacccattatcagtcatattatttataaatattttctctcattcagtatgttgtcttttcattttgttgatggtttcctttgctatgcaaaagcttttaagtttaattaggtcctgtttgtttctgtttgcttttatttcatttaccataggtgacagatgtaaaaaaatattcctacaatttatgtcaaagagtgttctgcttatgttttcttctaggagttttatggtttcatgtcttacatttaggtctttaatccattttcagtttatttttgtatatggtcaGGAAATGTTATCATCCCATtgttttacaagtagctgtccagttttcccagcatcacttgttgAAAAGAATGTTGTTTCTTCACCGTATATTCTTcacttctttgttgtagattaattgacaatAAATGTGTGGGGTGtttttctgggatctctattctgtttcattgatctgtgtgtctggtTTTGTACAGGCGCcactctgttttgattactgtagctttgtagtatagtctgaagtctggtagGGTAATacatccagctttgttctttttttctcaaggttgctttggcagtttggggtcttttttggttctatgtgaattttaggattaattgttctagttctgtgaaaaatatcatgggtattttgttagggattgcattaaatctttagattgctttgggtggtatggccattttaacaacattaattttttGAACCCAAGAGCACGGgatatcatttcatttctttgtatcatattcagtttcctttatcaatgttttatattttccagattataggtctttcacctctttggtttagtttattcctatgtattttattctttttgaaactattttcaatgggatttattttttactttctttttctgatacttCATTATTTGTGTATGGAAactcaacagatttctgtatgtttatCTTGTATCCCACAacattgctgaattcatttattctaatagctTTGGGGTTGAAACTTTAgcgttttctatataaagtatcatgtcatctgcaaatagtggcaattttacttcttcccttcgaATTAGGATacctcttatttccttttcttgtgtgattgctgtggctaggacttccaattctGTGTTAAATAGAAGTTGCAAGACTGGCATCCTTGTATGGttctcagc is part of the Balaenoptera musculus isolate JJ_BM4_2016_0621 chromosome 8, mBalMus1.pri.v3, whole genome shotgun sequence genome and encodes:
- the LOC118899011 gene encoding LOW QUALITY PROTEIN: olfactory receptor 8B3-like (The sequence of the model RefSeq protein was modified relative to this genomic sequence to represent the inferred CDS: inserted 1 base in 1 codon) translates to MLARNDSLVTEFILXGLTDHPELQQSLFYLFLMIYIVTMVGNLGLIILISLNSHPYTPVYYLVFILTFIDLCCSSVFTPQMLMNFVFRKNIISYVGCMTQLFFFLFFVISECYMLTSMACDRYVAICTPLLYKVTMFHKVCLVLSLAAYVMGFTGASAHTGCMLRLTFCHVNIINHYLCDILPLFQLSCTSTYVSEVVVLIVVGINITVPSFTILVSYIFILTSILHIKSAQGRSKAFSTCSSHIIALSLFFGSAAFIYLKYSSPGSMDLKKISSVFYTNVVPMVNPLIYTLRNTDIKVTLRKSLFKNPEENHVLI